Part of the Elgaria multicarinata webbii isolate HBS135686 ecotype San Diego chromosome 5, rElgMul1.1.pri, whole genome shotgun sequence genome, CCACAGGGCAGTGGAGCCCGTGCTGTTCCGAGGGGCACTGAGGCGGAGACAAGGGAAGAGGCCCTCTGCACCCAGCCAGAGCGATCAGGGGACCGAAACCGACTTCCTTCGTGGCTTTCTGGCCTCTGTTGGGGCGTTTTAAACGCAGGGCGCCCGTTGGCTCTTTAAGCAGATCCGCTCCCACGGCTAGGAAACCCGGCTTGAGTAAAAGAGTGCCACGGCACGCCACGGTAATATCCACCATGCTGACTTTAGTGTGTCAGGGGACCCCACAAGAGGCAAAGGTAAATCTGTTGCTAGGAGGCCCGGGAGTTTGTTAGCTTTTCAACTGCGGCCTCGATATCCCCTTCTGTATCAATTAGCGCCTGCAAGTTCAGTTCCAGGTTCTGGAAGCCCATCGCCCTGAGGTGCTCCAGCTGGAGTTGGTAGAGGACCACTGGTGCTTGGTCTTCCATGTCCgcttcttcttctgtttctgcttcttctgctgcttctgcatCATCCGGTTTGGACCCTTCGCTCCCCATGTCCAGACTTCCGTCGGCTGAGATGAGGCTCTCTGCTTCCGAGGACGAGCTCCCTCCCTCGTCGGAGTCCTCCATGCTCTCAGGTTCAACATCTGGGTCTGCCAAGGCTTGGAGGAAATCTGGCGCTTCTCTCGTTAGCGCCAGCAGGCTCATTTGCAGCTGGAGGAGAGCCTGGACCGCTCTCGGGTTGGTCAGCAGCGCCGCGGCCTCGGACTTGGCCAGCTTCGGAGGGAGCTGCTGTGGCCACCCTTGAGGGGGTGGAGCATCGTTGCTCACGGGGCAATTGCCGTGACTAAGGAACGCCTGCGTGGGGCCCTCGGGCTTGGAGAGTGCAGCTGACATGTTCTGCATGAACTCCGGGTTCTCTGTCAGTTGGTGAACCATGGTCTGGATGCTTTCAGATTTCCTGAGTCCTGGCCTAATGCCAGGACCTAAGGCAAGCAAGATGTAGCCCTGCCCGGCGCTGTGACTAGTGCTGTTGATGTCACTGTTGCACAAATTGTCGCCACTGCTGTTGGACTGAGGAGCCCAAGGGTTCGGCAGGGGCTCCCGGTTCTCCGTCTGGGCCAAGGGGCTGATCGCCCCGGAAGACGGCTTGCTCTCCGACGGGGCGAAAGGGTTGCCCTGGAACTGCGCCTGCACCGCGTTCAGCATGGGGGCTTCAATGTTGTTGTACAGCTGTTGCAAAGCGCTGTACCCTCCGGGGATGCTCTCGAGGTTGCTCAGGGCTCGGTCATGGTTCCTGATGATCTCGTCCATCACAGCCGGGCTGGTGGCCACATCGATCAATTCTTGAAGGAACTCAGAGTTGTTGAGGATGTGGTTGATCTCTGGGTTctgctcggccagctgctgcatcTGAGGGACGGACATAATCATCTGCCTGACCTGCTCAGGGTTGCCAAAGAGGTTCTGCATGAAAGGGTGTTGCATCACCTCACTGATCAGCTCCTGCCGGGTCACATCCTGGTCCTGTGCTTCGTTCACAAAGTCGGAGACATCTGTGGCGTCCCAGCCCAGGATGTTCATGCCGGTGACGCCAATGAGGAAGCCCAAGAGAAGGGGGTTGTTGTTCAAGGTGGAGGCATCCAGGTTCAGCGTGACAATCTGGAGCAAGAGATTCTCCACCGTCTGGGCAACGAGCTCATGGCAGGAGGCCACCAGCTCTTCCGGCTGGCCGTTCCATGCTGATAGGTCCAGACTTTGTTCCAGttggagctccccagagaggaacACGTTTGCAGGTGGCGCTTGCAGGAAGGCGATGGGCAGCGCATTCCCCAGCGGTAGGCCTGGATTCTCTGGGGGTCTCCTCTGAGACTTGATGAAGAGGTGGACTTTGGACCCATTGCCAATCTTATGCTGCACCAACGTGTCCTGGTCTTTCAGGATCTCACCAGCGAAGATCAGCGACAGCTGCTCAGAGGGCGTCTTGAAGCGCTCAGAAATCAGCTTCTTGAAATCCTGGACAGCCGTGCTCTCGGCCACCTCAAATTGCTCCTTGCGTTTGAGGGTCTTCACAGTCACTTTGATGACCCGGGGGCCTTTGGCAGCCCCGGGAGACTTCTTGTGCTCGGACATGGCTGCCCAAAGGCCTGCTGTGAGGCTCCGTGCAAGCAGAGCAGAGGttcagggagaaggagggggaaagcggGGAGTGCTCTCGCCTCGCCGGTGTGGTGGTGTTTGTGAGGTGAGAAGGGGCCAGTGGTCTGCTGCCCCCCTTTGTCTCAACACTAGCCAAGGCCAGAGCGCACATACCAGGGAGATGTTACTCCTACTTGCTCACAACCTGGCACGTTCCttcattttcctcttccccctctgcTGCTACCCCCTGGGGGTTCCCTCCCTGTGAACGTGGCTGGACTGTGACGTCACTGCTGACCTCACAGAGAAGTGTGAGACCACTGCTGGCCTCACCTCCAGGGTTTCCCCCCTAATAAAGTTTGGCCATCCGTCcatccgtccatccatccatccatccatccatccatccatccatccatcccagtcTATCAAAACACTCTTGAGTTACGAGCACGGCTGATGGCCTGATCCTGCACCGGGCCTTCTCAGGAGCCTCAAGAACTCTGCAGTTCCCTGCCGAGAGAGACTGGGTTGGGCCCCTCCTTCGGCCTCCTGGCaaacatgtttttattcaggcagcctTTGGCATAcaagctggtctgctgctgaaGGCGGCCGGTGGGAGGTTGAAGAGTTGTGCGCCGCATATttcttttactgttgtgtttttactTACATCTTTGTGGAACTGTTTTTATGGTACGTTTTAATTAAGGGCTAGTTTTTTTAacctgtgttttattattgttagttgCCTTTGAATTTTTGAcggagtaaaataataataaaaaaggaataaCTATAAAGTTACTCACATTGgggcaacccccctccccgcaaatTCACACTCATAGGCCCCAGGGTGGTGGTGAATGATTAGGAAAGAGATCATGGGGTTGTGGCAGCTGTGAAAACGGCCAAGTCTCTGTTAGGCATTTTTAGAAAACGGatcgagaataaaactgccaataacaTCTTGCCCTTGTGCAAATACATGGTGTGAtaacacttggaatactgtgtacagaggagggccaggatctcttctcaatcctcccagagtgcaggacacggaataacgggctcaagttaaaggaagccagattccagctggacatcaggaaaaacttcctgactgttagagcagtgcgacaatggaatcagttccctagggaggttgtgggctctcccccactagaggccttcaagaggcagctggacaagcatctgtcagggatgctttagggtggattcctgcattgagcagggggttggactcgatggccttgcaggccccttccaactctgctattctatgattctatgagttctgGGCcgctgcacctaaaaaaggacataGAGGTGAAGAAGGTGCAGAAAATGCCAAACAAAAGTACAAGAACGTGCAACAGCTTTGGcaaacaaaatgatcaaggggctggaatacATTCTTTGTGAAGAAAGGTTGCAATGTCTGGAGCTtttaagcttagaaaaaagggaagagaggGGTCATGATAAAGGCATAGAGAATTATTCAtggttagggttgccatattctgaatccacaaaatcgggacaatttttttggggggggggacttttcttttatttctcccctctctcctttcctctccttcaccccctcacctcccccacacccccacaaaactctctttcttcccagcTCTGCCCGGCGCTTACCCTAAAGCTGTGACCGCAACCatccaagctcaccaaactcttttgcgttgcatgggactcaggcagcctgaggagagcatgtgcgcctttcatagaatagcagagttggaaggggcctacaaggccatggagtccaaccccctgctcaatgcaggaat contains:
- the LOC134399791 gene encoding ubiquilin-1-like; this translates as MSEHKKSPGAAKGPRVIKVTVKTLKRKEQFEVAESTAVQDFKKLISERFKTPSEQLSLIFAGEILKDQDTLVQHKIGNGSKVHLFIKSQRRPPENPGLPLGNALPIAFLQAPPANVFLSGELQLEQSLDLSAWNGQPEELVASCHELVAQTVENLLLQIVTLNLDASTLNNNPLLLGFLIGVTGMNILGWDATDVSDFVNEAQDQDVTRQELISEVMQHPFMQNLFGNPEQVRQMIMSVPQMQQLAEQNPEINHILNNSEFLQELIDVATSPAVMDEIIRNHDRALSNLESIPGGYSALQQLYNNIEAPMLNAVQAQFQGNPFAPSESKPSSGAISPLAQTENREPLPNPWAPQSNSSGDNLCNSDINSTSHSAGQGYILLALGPGIRPGLRKSESIQTMVHQLTENPEFMQNMSAALSKPEGPTQAFLSHGNCPVSNDAPPPQGWPQQLPPKLAKSEAAALLTNPRAVQALLQLQMSLLALTREAPDFLQALADPDVEPESMEDSDEGGSSSSEAESLISADGSLDMGSEGSKPDDAEAAEEAETEEEADMEDQAPVVLYQLQLEHLRAMGFQNLELNLQALIDTEGDIEAAVEKLTNSRAS